The Drosophila teissieri strain GT53w chromosome X, Prin_Dtei_1.1, whole genome shotgun sequence genome has a segment encoding these proteins:
- the LOC122624200 gene encoding uncharacterized protein LOC122624200 — protein MNSTRVKKMKSEKTPMNEAEKEDNRRRRKILGRLSRAPGTCPLGNCDQVLFPSGLLVHLLHKHTPNPDTSVVVVYDEQPLRTTFDPDSFPYDEPQAMTLLLYAGTQGKPHTRPARRYLSFSNCGLLNDRRRFEHYLPLVLMICKTSLFSMLPDRKSADKLEGKFGGPENIVYVIWLVAPVTSSRMIYTLTIFDRYYIQSRSVIRKARNYVLPQHPKDFLSNDTDYLMLRHEEAMDLMSAEEDEENKTPYIELELLLHEEPLRISSCTPSTTHLLRTYKEMRIKMPRNKLQLHRDSRGRLTLNRKPLSNPMISSAVVKSSLAHLPESGAFLPFQRLTDRQWEQRTRHSARAKVTTAEESSGSLDYPEHSVDSDVKVAPNGDPYQEKLDKAKRTEVERSDVLAPKCSPRKLQRCKKKPQGRYRDQLKDELVKYVIAAERRKDKAQQLLKSMESYLEACQESDEEGDSSELKHFLNEFAVERSLGGKDFSLQSIDKRKRYVDCKKRRLKKSKSQTQKEPLESREKAGGSSQEAARKCLEKIQESSIRNPEESILNLREPITNEVLQTVKEAVANSVKDAVRKAAEETIITKLDVASELELEKNEPEVATEPKAEPTEPETQTKSVPEMEPQDEAKPETEAQIETEGPPKNYTKIPGVTINIETEFTSDWHLYSECN, from the coding sequence ATGAATTCTACGAGAGTTAAGAAGATGAAAAGTGAGAAGACGCCTATGAATGAGGCAGAAAAAGAGGATAATCGTCGTCGTCGCAAGATTTTGGGTCGGCTTTCGCGGGCACCCGGTACATGTCCATTGGGTAACTGCGATCAAGTGCTGTTTCCATCGGGTCTGCTGGTCCACCTGCTGCACAAGCACACCCCTAATCCAGATACCAGCGTGGTTGTCGTCTATGACGAGCAGCCACTGCGCACAACCTTCGATCCAGATAGTTTCCCATACGACGAACCACAGGCCATGACTTTACTCCTATATGCTGGCACCCAGGGTAAGCCGCACACTCGACCAGCTCGGCGGTACTTGAGTTTTTCCAATTGCGGTCTTCTAAACGATCGCCGTCGATTCGAGCATTATTTGCCCTTGGTCCTGATGATTTGCAAGACCTCGTTGTTCTCCATGCTGCCGGACAGGAAAAGCGCCGACAAGCTGGAGGGCAAGTTTGGCGGGCCGGAGAACATCGTATATGTCATCTGGCTGGTGGCGCCAGTGACCTCAAGTCGAATGATTTATACGCTGACCATCTTCGATCGCTACTACATACAATCGCGCAGTGTCATACGGAAAGCAAGGAACTACGTCCTGCCGCAGCATCCCAAGGACTTTCTCAGTAACGACACAGATTACCTGATGCTGCGCCACGAGGAGGCCATGGATCTAATGAGTGCCGAGGAGGACGAAGAGAATAAGACTCCGTACATTGAACTAGAACTGCTGTTGCACGAGGAACCCCTGCGGATTTCGTCATGCACACCGAGCACCACACATTTGCTGAGGACTTACAAGGAAATGAGAATCAAAATGCCGCgtaataaattgcaattgcatagGGATTCGCGGGGAAGACTGACTCTCAACCGAAAGCCCCTTTCGAATCCAATGATTTCAAGTGCAGTCGTCAAATCTTCACTGGCACATCTCCCAGAATCGGGTGCTTTCCTGCCCTTTCAACGGCTCACGGATCGGCAATGGGAACAGCGCACAAGGCATTCCGCGAGGGCAAAGGTTACGACTGCAGAAGAATCAAGCGGCAGCTTAGACTATCCAGAACACTCCGTTGATAGTGACGTGAAGGTAGCGCCCAATGGAGATCCATATCAAGAGAAGCTCGACAAAGCCAAGAGAACCGAAGTAGAAAGGTCCGATGTCTTGGCTCCAAAATGTAGTCCCAGAAAACTGCAACGTTGCAAGAAAAAGCCTCAAGGCCGGTACAGGGATCAACTCAAGGACGAGTTGGTAAAGTACGTGATTGCGGCCGAGCGGAGAAAGGACAAAGCACAGCAGCTGCTGAAAAGCATGGAAAGCTATCTAGAGGCTTGCCAAGAAAGTGATGAAGAAGGTGATTCAAGCGAACTCAAACATTTTCTCAACGAATTCGCTGTGGAGAGATCCTTGGGCGGCAAGGACTTTAGCCTGCAGTCAATcgataaaagaaaaagataTGTCGATTGCAAGAAAAGGCGTCTCAAGAAATCCAAATCCCAGACCCAAAAAGAGCCTTTAGAATCACGCGAAAAGGCCGGAGGATCGAGTCAAGAAGCAGCGCGAAAATGCTTAGAAAAAATCCAAGAGAGTTCCATTAGGAATCCTGAGGAATCGATATTGAATTTGCGAGAACCAATCACCAATGAAGTACTGCAAACGGTTAAGGAAGCCGTGGCTAATTCGGTCAAGGACGCGGTAAGAAAGGCGGCCGAAGAGACGATAATCACTAAACTAGATGTAGCGTCTGAATTGGAACTAGAAAAGAACGAACCGGAAGTAGCAACAGAACCAAAAGCAGAACCCACAGAACCAGAGACGCAAACTAAGAGTGTGCCGGAAATGGAACCGCAAGACGAAGCtaaaccggaaacggaagctcAAATTGAAACTGAAGGGCCACCGAAAAACTATACCAAAATTCCAGGAGTTACCATCAACATTGAAACGGAGTTCACATCCGATTGGCATTTGTATTCGGAGTGCAATTAA